In the Brachyhypopomus gauderio isolate BG-103 chromosome 4, BGAUD_0.2, whole genome shotgun sequence genome, one interval contains:
- the foxe3 gene encoding forkhead box protein E3, translated as MNLASFSYMSGGFNMTADFHHSPSEASSPVVMSPVVMSPVVMSPVVMSPQLRTKDCVVIKSEPNNTNTDRDGKVSVGPTEEMSQTGSRRRKRPLQRGKPPYSYIALIAMAIANSPDRKLTLGGIYKFIMARFPFYRENSKKWQNSIRHNLTLNDCFVKIPREPGRPGKGNFWTLDPAAQDMFDNGSFLRRRKRFKRTDLSTFPGFVQNSSAFTPAPSGRQPYQNPLYPGMTPGYGAQVPGSAHPVMLHHYQTSAGLVQGQPRMFSIDNIISQQCVMPNGPAADLNAQSLGIGTGDQCSMTTACSVSASDPDTFQTQAVNPAVNVMGRGSGSLAPAASGYMYSPSASPPNLASVLGPSFSSGSAQVSSMNRVASCAQHTEQLLGFSGPAINSYNNSYTRQANFTCGHERYM; from the exons ATGAATCTAGCAAGTTTTTCTTACATGTCGGGAGGGTTCAACATGACGGCGGATTTCCATCATTCACCGAGCGAGGCGTCCAGCCCTGTGGTGATGTCTCCTGTGGTGATGTCTCCTGTGGTGATGTCTCCTGTGGTGATGTCTCCACAG CTCAGAACCAAGGACTGTGTTGTGATCAAATCAGAGCCTAACAACACCAACACGGACCGGGACGGAAAGGTCTCTGTGGGTCCAACCGAGGAAATGTCGCAGACCGGGAGCCGCAGGCGGAAAAGGCCCCTGCAGCGAGGCAAGCCGCCTTACAGTTACATCGCCCTGATCGCCATGGCCATCGCCAACTCCCCCGATAGGAAACTGACGCTGGGGGGCATTTACAAATTCATCATGGCTCGTTTTCCGTTCTACCGCGAGAACTCAAAGAAATGGCAAAACTCTATTCGCCACAACCTGACGCTCAACGACTGTTTCGTGAAGATCCCCCGAGAACCCGGTAGGCCAGGCAAGGGGAACTTCTGGACGCTGGACCCCGCAGCCCAGGACATGTTTGATAACGGCAGTTTCttaaggaggaggaagaggtttAAGCGGACAGACCTAAGCACTTTCCCCGGGTTCGTGCAGAACTCCAGCGCGTTTACACCGGCCCCAAGCGGAAGACAGCCGTATCAAAACCCCTTGTACCCGGGTATGACACCGGGCTACGGCGCGCAGGTTCCTGGGTCCGCTCATCCTGTAATGTTGCATCACTATCAGACCTCGGCCGGGCTGGTTCAAGGACAGCCCAGAATGTTCAGCATCGATAACATTATTAGTCAGCAATGTGTCATGCCCAACGGACCAGCAGCGGACCTTAACGCACAGTCTCTCGGGATCGGAACCGGAGACCAGTGCTCAATGACTACAGCCTGCTCGGTTTCGGCCAGCGACCCCGACACCTTCCAGACGCAGGCGGTTAATCCTGCCGTAAACGTGATGGGGAGAGGTAGCGGGTCTCTCGCTCCAGCGGCGTCCGGTTACATGTACTCTCCTTCAGCGTCCCCCCCTAACCTGGCCTCGGTACTGGGCCCGAGCTTCTCCTCCGGTAGCGCGCAGGTGTCCAGTATGAACAGGGTCGCCTCGTGCGCACAACACACCGAGCAGCTGCTAGGATTCTCGGGACCGGCCATCAACTCGTACAACAATTCATACACGCGGCAAGCAAACTTTACCTGTGGGCACGAACGGTACATGTGA